From the genome of Medicago truncatula cultivar Jemalong A17 chromosome 2, MtrunA17r5.0-ANR, whole genome shotgun sequence:
CACTCCCCCCAATTCCTTAAAGTAAAGACTCTGTCCCTTACCCACATCTCAAATAATTTAATAAGTACGTTCTGATAAAGCATTTCTTATTACTCGAGAGGTGCACAACATAAAGGGGAGTAACTAGTAACTACCATTCCAACAACCAGCTAGGACAATTCCCACTAAGGAGAATATGTCAAGTTCCAACTCCTAAATCTTAACCGAAAGTCAGAAGTATATACTTTCTATGTGGTATCCTCATCTTGCATTAAATCATTTAAATgtataggaaaatgttaatagATGTCTTTCACACACACGAAACACATGTTAATAAACTATGTATAAGATCTCTAAAAAAAGAGCTATGTAtaagaattttgtttaaaagtcGTATATTAAATTCTTAAAGATacactaattattttttagtgtaAAATTTTTACCTTTGAGTTCTTTAACATGTGTTTTGGGGGATTTGGATTTGATGTTGTACAAAAGCACAAAGTTTCACGATGTAATTAATCACACTCGTTGATATCATATCGAGTCATCCAATGTGGTAAGTATGCTAGAACATGTAGCATCTACTCAAAATGAATGTTCTTTAAACTTTATAAACATCGTTCAAGAGATATCTTCTGAAGGGTTTATaagcacacaaaaaaaaaagtcatttgaGAGTTACGAACCAAACTGTTTTGAGGGGCCAAAAAGTAAAATTCACTACTCAGAGTCATGAGGACACAAGAGTTTCAATGTTTACCGCACAACCAAACATCGATAAAGTATAATTTTAGTAAATTCATGATCTTCATTATGATTTTATCGAACTCACCACGATATCAAACAAACACCAAGTTCGTTTAAAGGTACATACACGTGCaatatttaaagaaaattattgaacattataatttattagaatgaaatgaatttcatttataaaatatccATCTTAGATAGACTAAGATATacaataaataaagatattatAGAATAATATAATCCATACATATTAGTATTCTAAAATGATAAAACAATGTAAGACAAACAAATAAGACTAACTTACAATACCAGGTATGATATTAAAATGATAGATTAAACCTttctatataacaaaaatagaaaagaacCCCAAAAAGGTTAATTTAAGGGagccaaaaaaagaaaaaagaaaaagtgatagtaaaaataattacataACATGGTTAAAAAAAGTAATCTAATGAGAAGTTACTATGCTTTTCTTGGTAAAAAGATTACGTAGATTAAAAAGGTTACCCCCACTTCCTTCATCATGATGATGAcactcaccaccaccaccgtcaCCACCACCGCGGTTAACAGCAACGCCGCCACTCACACCAATAGCACTATTCTCATCACTTCTACAACTCAAATGATGTCTATACCCAATACACATCGGAACATTCAAGCTCAAAACTTTCGCTTTTCCACCACCACCGGAAACCACCTTGCTCCGGCGACTCACGGTGGCTTCTTTCTTCAATTCTTTATCTGTATTTGAACCTTGTTGAGTTTGTTGGTCTGAGTTTTTTCCACCACCGCGACGAACCTGCCATACTGGACTATTCCGACCCACATGAACACCGGCCCGACCCGGACTACTTGGCCATTTTCTCGACTTTGATTCTCCGGCGGAGTTGCTACGAGAACAAGGTGCACTGTTAACTTTCCGGGTCACCGGAGCTCCGGTGAAGAATTTGGGTCGGGTTGTCGTGTTTCCGGCAGACCTGCTTCGTGAAAATGGCCATATATTGATATTCAACTCTGCAGCAGAATTTGCACCGTTACcgttttttctctctttcttcttatccttgttcttcttttctttctctttctctttctctttttctttgtcTTCTGTGTTGTTTTTCTCTCCTTTTCTGAAAATATCTTTCCACCGTTTTGAACCTGAGAAAGTtgaagcagaagaagaagattcTGTTATAACAGGTGAAGATTCGGGATGTGAAGAATCGGGTTCTGGGTCTGGTTCAGAAACCGGGTTATGAGATGATGGGTTTGAAGTTGGTGTTTGGGGTGGTGGGTCGGTTTTACTAGTGGTGGGGAGGAGGTGGAGGGGAAGAATAACACCGTTGACGAAAAGTTGGTCGGCGGTGTGAAGATTTGGTTGTGGAAAAGATGGGTTTCGGAGcatccaaaattcaaattcGGGTGAATTACAATTAGAATTAGTTGTATTTGGTGATAAAGTTTGAGGCTTTAGTTTAGTGTCCATTGAGATTGGAGTGTTTGAGATGGAGAGAAGGGGAATGAAGGGGGGTTTAATGGGGGATATTGGGAAGGTGGGTGAGagtgaagaagagagaaaatgaaagggaCTTAACAAAGCAATAAATAAAAGGAGaatgaataaaaaagaagaaagggatggtattgattttaagagagGAAGTTGGGTAAGGATTGGGGGGTCCATTAAGGCTCCACGAAGATGGAATAGGAAGGAGACCATGTGCCTTACAAATTGGGTGGTACTAGTACTAGACAAAAGATTGTTTGTGTAGttttattaggaaaaaaaagGAGGAGGGtttgtttctttattaaaaatctTTAATTGAGTTGCATTTTGAAGCTTTATCAAAATAGATAATTTGGATCCTCTTGTTCAAATAATTATAAGATACTCTCATTTCATAATTTGATTCTACCTCACTTGATCTTTTCTctctttgatctttttttaataaattagagTGAAAAGAGAAGATTCATATCCTAAAATAGATCATGTGTGATTTTTACATTTTCACATGAGAGGGTAATATTAACATTTAGGACAATCTCCTTCTTTTTTCTTGtaagacaaaaataatatagagaGTAAGAATACAACTAGAGTATAAAATAGATTGTTTtaaaatagttgtataaatatcattatttcttttttaaaaaaaaatcattatttctttaatatttCATACCTTAACATTGAAATTCATTTCATCTaaatttcttatatatttttctttcattttaaatggtgaaaaaaatgggttaattaagtttttagtccctataaatattcacagttttgtttttaatccatataaaataaaatcacattttttagtccctataaaattttccattagcatttttagtccctataaatttttctatCATCACTTTTAATCCCTgtacaaaaatttcatcaacaattttggtccctaaaatgcttaaggaaaatgttacagggactaaaaagtgtgattttattttatagggactaaaaacaaaattgtgaatatttacagggactaaaaacttaattaacccaaaaaaaaaatatactttcgTGGTTTTATGAAAATTAAGGAAATTGATCctctcaataatttttttcctttaatgttttctcaattttcatattcaatccttaaatgacttattttttttttcaaatttcaatgacATATTTCCATTATATTCACACATTATttccttaagttttttttattcacttgAAAGGATCTTAATCCGAATATTACATATTTTGAATCGCTTTCATGTAACACAATGGTTCATTGAAATCTCTACCGTTGCAAatgaaaaagatattttttagtaaaaaatattaatgattgAGATCTAAACATATAAGAAAACATGAAGAGAAAATTGAGACAATCCTCTTTCCCAACTGTCAAAGCCTAGATAACACTAACATAAAATGAACCAACAAGATGAAAagtgttacaacttacaagtactctctttttaacattttttcaaacatttacttttgagaaagagaaatgaaatttgaagaaccatttttaacaatttttatgataactttctttctcatacacACATTATTcttctactttctctctctattgctttgatatTTATACCACTAtctaaatttctttgtataatgCGGTTGTCCAACAAGTTGTCACATAGAaaagattgttcaaataacattgatatttactttttttatctattgaaatataatatggATAAGTTTCATAACACTTCCTCCaattaaattcattcaaatcaaattcacatttttatagaaggatttttctaacatgtgcaaattttctaacatgtgcaaatttgcacatgttaaggatactaaaagaagcaactttttattgaaaatcacacttgttataaaaaagaatatatatttaatgtaaaatacacaagtttcaatataaacttactactttagtatccttaacatgtgcaaatttgcacatgttagaaaaaTCCTTTATAGAATATAAATCAACTTTTTATGTCTGAATGACATGTATGGTGTATAATCACCTCATTATGCAGCTTTATGGTACTGTTCACCAATCACATcgttaaaaacaaaagttaatggTGGATATGTGTGGGGTGCACATGCTAGTAGGAGAGTTTCATCTGcttattatgaattaattaagattAGGTACTGTACTACAGATTTAAAAGCTACTTTACTTGTACGTGCAATACAATATTCAGAAAAGCTCTGATCAAGAATTGGAGTGGCATCATCAGACAAAAGTTAATTACAATCAGAATGAATGAACACTTAAGCAATTAAATACGTACTTAATAATTTGATATGTTATACTAGTATATTTATGAGGCAAAATATTTTATACCACCTGGCATATACTAGTATAGTATTTGTGTATGTATGGAATCATGGTATGTATTATTTGCGCTGACCCTACGGAAAAATGTCAATTGAGACTACTTCAAGTCTTCAACAACATCACCGTCTTCTTAGGCTGCCcctacaaaaatattaatttagtgtCAACTTCAAAGGTTGACATTGACACATACTATTGCTTGCCTAGGATTGGTAATTGGTGTAGTGTATGTtctaagagttgtgttatttgaacatctatttagatgataatttttgtgacaatcaaaattttgcaaagaaaatgatgtattggtacaaaaatcaaagcaatagagagaaagtaaaaacatgatgtgagtgtgagagagaaagttgtcacaaaagttgtcaaaaatggttgttcaaatatcattttttatgttctAATGAACGATTAATacatgctttttaaagtttacACATGCATTCAAGGGCAAATTACAAATGATTATAGGGTTAGTACATGTTTATCCTCATGTAATATTAGCAATTTCcagtttattatatatatagaaaaatttgtttagatttcacccttgtaatttaaagattctttgattttagaTATTCATAACCTTGCTAAtattttattccaaaaaaaaaaaaaaaccttgctaatatttaagtatattaaataaaaatcttaaaataatgaaaaattaagaAGTACCGTAAGgagatttgtcaaaaaataccGACCAACAATCAAGCTTTATCTCACTGAGAGGTTGATCTAAAACCTTAACAATTATTAATTGGAATAAAATAGACCGACATCTTCTCTAACATTTCATCTTTACATACatctttcattaaaaaaaaaattggtgtgaCTATAGCCATACCATGCCATAAGTTGGATCCGCCCATAATCCCAATTTCCACTCAATGgagttggtaaaaaaaaagtgcagatagagaattcatttattttaaaagttaccATACTCCTTTTCaatatatactttttaaaaatgaataaatttcaTCCATACAATTCTctatcttttttattaattaattaccaATGTTAAGAtgacatataaataaatatcatagaAATTTACCTTTAAAAATGGGGCATGACAATATAATTGACGATTCTTATGTTCATTATAATTTGTATGACGATAGTCTAACTTTTAGGTGGCAAAATCTTTTTTTACACGTATTCTATGAAGTTTAAACTttgatatttatcatttttgaaattCGGCATTCTCTAAACTAAGTTTGataattaaatcaaactttGACAATTAAATCAAACTGTGATCGACTTACACGTAACCTCAACCGAAAAACCTTTAGACTTGAAACTTGGTCAAATTTGTTTGTGGTTATCTAATCGAATactatttaatattattgtacGTCATTTGAGTACGCCTCTTTCTCCTGCTATTTATTAAACGACGTTAGTAAAGGTAAATGTTAATAAATATTTTCCAGATACTTTCTAAGAGTACATGTTAAAGAATCAAAGCACTCTCTTACAAGTagtatatttaattcatttaaactaaaaaaacatcCATTGGAAAATGTTTATGATTTCCTCTTCATCATCTAAGAAGACTCTAATCTCACATAACAATTCACCATACTAACAACCACTTTCTAATCCatttaaaaaatgacaattgtAACATTATTGTCCCATTTTAGCACACTATATGTGACTCAAAAGTTCTATCATGGTCGAATTACAACTAACAAGGTTACATAAAAACTTGTCATATATTTTCTAACCTTTACACAATTGATACGTGGACGTTGATCGTTCACATTAATATACCAGGTTTCAACTCCTCCAAGCATATAATTAGATGCAGGGACGATACTTTATAAATGATCAAATACACTTGACCACTCACATCACACTGTCGAGAAACTCATTGGTTCCTATAGTTCCACATATAGTGATGAATCATAAGAGCAAACCAGATAGGTCGTTGTTGTATACCTGTCTCAATTTAATTGATGATCGATAAACTAAAATTGAGCCACTCATGGCAAATCAAATGATATAGGTATAATTGTTTTATGACTATCAAGGAATGATGTGATGAGTATAAATAAAAACTCAATGTATTATTAATTAAGTTATAAAAGATCTTCCACCTAATAATAGACTAAAATTTTGGGTTGAGCTCTTCTTAGGAGATTAAGTCATGATAACATATGCTAAACATATTAAAGTTGATCATCACATTGTGGACACATGTTAACAACAATGTAAAGACAATCTAGTAACATGTATCTATTTCAAACCAACACATTGGAAGCCAAGTGGTTGGAGGTAATGAACTtaagttaaaatcaaattgaggTATTGAGCCATATTTTTCTaagtttgattatttatttatgggtCATGCTAATTAGTGTTTTTGagatactaataaaaaaaaggcaaaaatgataatttttagaCCGTTGAAATATTGATCGCACAATTTTTAATCTAATactattatatttgatttttttaaccgGTGTCATGGTTAACATTATCCTTTATTTATAAAGCAACATGCATTTATTTACCTCGGTTCAACTTTAGATTATCACGAAACATTTCTCCTAAAAACCAAaaacccaaaagaaaaaaagcccACACCTTGCAAGTTGCGATACCAAATTTATTGTCGCTTTACGTAGGAACCTTGAGGCTCTGTTTGGATTAGTGGTTTgagatggaatggaatggaatgtgatggaatgaaatgatattccattgtttggattttaaataaggtttaattgcacttttcccccctatagtttgccaattgtgcgattttgcaccccatagttttaaacgagcgattttgccccctatagttttccccctttctgattttatggtccccatgacatttagtgttgatatgtctgttttttatcaattaatgtgtgccacgtgtgtaattccattttttaaaaaataaaaaaatggtatttttcaaattttgagagaaggaggcacgtgatatttcttcttaaaatctgaaaaatcacgTGCTCCTTctttcaaaatctgaaaaataccattttttttattttttaaaaaatggaattacacacgtggcacacattaattgataaaaaatcagcactaaatgtcatggggaccataaaatcagaaaggggaaaactatagggggcaaaatcgctcgtttaaaactatggggtgcaaaatcgcacaattgacaaactataggggggaaaagtgcaattaagcctttaaaaAAATGGATGGAATGGGATCGAACATGATGGGATCTATACCATTCCATTCCATCCTCTCCTCTTATTTTTCTTCCCCTCCAATTTGGGAGGTATTGGATGGAATCACtcattttaattagtttatagCTAATATATCCTTTCAATTTTTCACTGATCATgcatatttctattttctagTTCGTTGTTCTCCATTGtcatgcatatatgtatatcctttcaatttcaattttattgtttttcactCACACACTCTTTACTAACAAAGCATTTTTCAACTGCTATACCTTTTCGTTTCATCAAAATCCGTGCAGGAGAATTGGTAGATAAAAGAATACAAGGTTATATCCGTTGCTTTTATAATTAAGCAAGTTAACTTAGACCATGTACAATGGTTCAACACAATAATACcattcaacacccactttttcaattcccaacactccacatcattttctctctcttaattcaacactcatttaatttttatctctccaatggttttttcattcaacaccctaccccaccaccttttatttcttattctttatttaattttatatttttgtttttataattacataaaattaaaattatcgattataattaaattaaaataaagatacacttaatttttttttgtttgtaaaaacaaaatttatttaaataatttatttatattttcttaacttaaaatgcaatacaacaaactaagcacgcaacacacaaatagcttaaaatgcaagacaacaaacaagcacacaacacataagtaatttatttagtacgatacaaatcatcttcaatcatgaaacattccaaactttgtccatatgtgcttcactagatctgcttgcaattcgtgatgaacatttggatcacgcaactcggatctagcacgcacatgatttgcaaaagtgggtaacacctcggtcgagtatggttgctgtgtactagatccacttccctcagattgctcaaaatcggtccaacgttgagcatatgtatctcgttcatcctcaacaatcatattatgtaatatgatgcatgacctcATGATTATACCCAAATCAGCTATGTCCCACAAGCGAGCTGGTTCACGgatgattttaaatcgagcttgaagcacACCAAAAGCACGTTCGATGTCCTTCCGACAGCTCtcttgatgttttgcaaataacttatCGGGTTCACTTTGAGGAAGCCTAATTGATTTGACGAAAGTTGGGTAAGAAGGGTAGATACCATCAGCTAGATAGTATGTCATATTATAGGGACGTTGATTCACAAAGTAATTCACCCTTGGAGTCTTTCCCTGTTCCACATCATCGAACACTGGTGACCGGTCTAGAACGTTTATATCGTTCAACGTTCCCGGACATCCAAAAAAGGCATGCCAGATCCATAGATCATGAGATGCATCTGCTTCAAGAATAACTGTGGTGGTTCCCTTATCCCCCCTGGTGAATTGACCTTCCCAtgctttaggacaatttttccaCTCCCAGTGCATGCAGTCAATACTCCCGATCATCCCTAGGAACCCCCGCATTTCACTAACATGTAGTATTCTTTGAAGGTCATCTTGGGTTGGTGCTCTCAGATACACTTGCTCATACAGTCGTATGATTCCTTTACAGAATCTACGTAAGCACTCCAATGCTGTAGTACCTCCTATTTTTATGTATTCATCTACCGCATCTGCTGCCACACCATATGCTAACATTCGCATTGCTGTGGTACATTTTGCTAACGGTGATATACCTTCTTTGTTGGCGGCATCAACTCGCTGGGTGAAGTAGTTATCACTACTTGAAAGGTCTCCAACGATTCGAAGGAAGACATGTTTTTGCATCCGGTACCGACGACGAAACATTGCATCGTCATATGTAGGCTCATTGGTAAAGTAGTCGTCAATGAGTCTTTGGTTTGCCCCTGCATGATCtctctttaaatattttctactaCGAGATCCACTACCTTCCTCTATTTGTTTTCGACGCTGAATAAATCGGTTGACCATATACGTGTCTTCAGCATCACGTTTTTGGAAGTAGGCTTCCAAATCAAAAGGATCCATTGATAGGTTTTTTGGAAGAagatatgaatgagatttgtgaaattgaaagtaGATTTTAATGAGACTTGTGAAATTGAAAGTAGATAtgagtccctatatataagtacattgtGTGGTGGACATTGACGGATTTGAAATAAGTTATAGTAGGTGAAATAATGGGCACATAGTGgacataattattaaagcaaataagtcacggggactagacaacactgacaattattaaagtaaacattggggactagacaacactctgataactattaaagcaaacagtgagGACTAGACAaaactctgataattattaaagcaaacagtgagGACTAGACAAAACTCttataattattaaaacaaacactacggactagacaacactgacaatgattaaagcaaacagtcgggactagacaacactgataatGTTGActgaatacaaacaaatatttgattaaaattaattttcaaacagcTCACGCTCCAACTTCTCCAACAGCTCCTTCTTCCGGTCATCGAGATGCTCTTCGTCCCTTAACTTtagatacattttcatttttttagcttGAGTCTTTTCTTGCAGCAACTTGTTTTTCTGTTGTTTCACCAAATTTAactctttcaattgttcaatctcttgctcttttaattctttgaatTGAACCCATTCCTTTTCCACCTTCTCCAATGTCTCGCCCTTGCTTttcattttacctttttttttagctgCCTCCCTACCCATTGGACGAGCACTAGATCCTACAGAGTCCTCGTGAGATCTCTTAGATCCACTACTCCCTAACCCAACATTTCCTCCCATCTGACTACCATAACGTGGTTGATCACGGAGAGCGTGCCATTCTTCATTCAAAGTAAATTGAATATTCTTCCCACCTGCAAACAATTCCTGCGCTTTTGTcaaaacatcatcttccgaCCAACCGCTTCCTTGCATACGCTTAGCGCTTTCATAAGCAccaatccatttatttattattttactcatataattaaaacggtTTCGGCAGGCAACTAGATCGCGGGGAGAATCGAATGAGCAATACTCATTACAATACTCAGCAATTTTACCCCAATATGTTTCTCCTCTCTGGTTTCTCCCGACAACACTGCTTGTTCCATATTTAATCCATGCACTAATTAGAACCAAATTTTGTTGAGTGTTCCATGCTGGTTCCTTACTTCTCTTGCTCTTAGGAGTTGAATCTTCTGGAGTGACTTCATCAGCAATTGCCATGCC
Proteins encoded in this window:
- the LOC11440365 gene encoding putative uncharacterized protein DDB_G0290521 — encoded protein: MDPPILTQLPLLKSIPSLSSFLFILLLFIALLSPFHFLSSSLSPTFPISPIKPPFIPLLSISNTPISMDTKLKPQTLSPNTTNSNCNSPEFEFWMLRNPSFPQPNLHTADQLFVNGVILPLHLLPTTSKTDPPPQTPTSNPSSHNPVSEPDPEPDSSHPESSPVITESSSSASTFSGSKRWKDIFRKGEKNNTEDKEKEKEKEKEKKNKDKKKERKNGNGANSAAELNINIWPFSRSRSAGNTTTRPKFFTGAPVTRKVNSAPCSRSNSAGESKSRKWPSSPGRAGVHVGRNSPVWQVRRGGGKNSDQQTQQGSNTDKELKKEATVSRRSKVVSGGGGKAKVLSLNVPMCIGYRHHLSCRSDENSAIGVSGGVAVNRGGGDGGGGECHHHDEGSGGNLFNLRNLFTKKSIVTSH
- the LOC112419321 gene encoding uncharacterized protein, which codes for MDPFDLEAYFQKRDAEDTYMVNRFIQRRKQIEEGSGSRSRKYLKRDHAGANQRLIDDYFTNEPTYDDAMFRRRYRMQKHVFLRIVGDLSSSDNYFTQRVDAANKEGISPLAKCTTAMRMLAYGVAADAVDEYIKIGGTTALECLRRFCKGIIRLYEQVYLRAPTQDDLQRILHVSEMRGFLGMIGSIDCMHWEWKNCPKAWEGQFTRGDKGTTTVILEADASHDLWIWHAFFGCPGTLNDINVLDRSPVFDDVEQGKTPRVNYFVNQRPYNMTYYLADGIYPSYPTFVKSIRLPQSEPDKLFAKHQESCRKDIERAFGVLQARFKIIREPARLWDIADLGTNEFLDSVM
- the LOC112419322 gene encoding glutathione S-transferase T3; this translates as MRYPSQTPPFNGSMPMENDNFHNVGATQYPEFSTQITPSGMAIADEVTPEDSTPKSKRSKEPAWNTQQNLVLISAWIKYGTSSVVGRNQRGETYWGKIAEYCNEYCSFDSPRDLVACRNRFNYMSKIINKWIGAYESAKRMQGSGWSEDDVLTKAQELFAGGKNIQFTLNEEWHALRDQPRYGSQMGGNVGLGSSGSKRSHEDSVGSSARPMGREAAKKKGKMKSKGETLEKVEKEWVQFKELKEQEIEQLKELNLVKQQKNKLLQEKTQAKKMKMYLKLRDEEHLDDRKKELLEKLERELFEN